Below is a genomic region from Pectobacterium polaris.
AAATAACGCTCTTATTGATGGTATTAACGGCACCCTCTGTATTTGCGCAAGCGGATACGGCAGGCAGTAACATTATTAACATCAAGCCTACGGCGCTTCCCGTCGAAATGGAAGCCGACATTGCTTATTCATTGACCAAAAATATCATGGGGCGACCGCTGCAATTATCCATGGATTTGGTTAAGCCTTACTCAGATAAGCCGTTGCCTGCGGTAGTCTTTATTACCGGCGGGGGTTTTATTGATGCGCCCAAATCCAAATACATCGGGCAACGTGTTGATATCGCGAGAGCGGGTTATGTCGTCGCCAGCATTAATTATCGTGTCGTGCCAACGGTGACATTCCCTGGCATCGTTGAAGATGCAAAAACCGCGGTCAGATTTTTACGTGCCAATGCGGATAAATTTGGTATTGACCCGAATAAGATTGCCGTCATGGGGGAATCTGCCGGTGGATATTTAGCCGCGATGGTGGCGACGACGAACGGTGTGAGCGAGTTTGATAAAGGTGATTATCTGAATCAGCGCAGCGATGTTCAGGCTGCCATTGATTTGTATGGATTATCCGATCTAACGTCCGTCGGCGCAGACTTCTCGGATGAGAGGAAAGAGGCACATAAATCGCCAGCTATCCCAGAAGCGATGCTGGTCAATGGGATTCCGTGGCACGGCGGCGGGTCGATTTTGAACGATCTGGATAAAGCCAAAAAAGCCAACCCCATTACCTATATATCAAAGAAAACGCCGCCATTCTTATTAATGCATGGCGATGCCGATAATGTTGTGTCACCGAGTCAGACGCGCATTCTGCATGAAGCGCTTGTTGCTCATGGCATTAATTCAACGCGTTATGTTGTTCAGGGCGCCGATCATGCCGGGCTATTGTGGTATCAACCTGAAATCATGAAAACCATTATTGCATTCCTGGACCGCAATTTGAAATCTACCCGATAGGATGAATAAAAACCGCGCTTTATTTAGCGCTGGTTTTTATGGGGATTTTATTTATCTCAGAAAGAAATACTTTGTCTCTTAAATTATTATGGCGATTTCATTATGAAAAAGATTTTCCTTTGTTGTGCAGCAGGTATGTCGACCAGTATGGTCATGAATAAAATGAAGCAGGCCGCAGCAGAAAAAAATATTGAGGTGCAGATCGTTGCGGTATCAATGGATGATTTTGACAGCATGTTACCCCAGTACGACTGCTGTCTTTTAGGGCCACAGATTAAATATAAGTTTGATGAATTTCAGAAAAAAGCGGCCGCGGCAGGAAAGAAAATTGCCGTTATCGACAGCATGGATTACGGCATGATGCGGGGCGATAAAATCCTTAGTGATGCCCTGGCAATGCTTGATTAAACGCTCGCATTATTCTGACAGTTTTTTAAATTTATAAACGTGGGGTTAAGTATGGACATGGAATCAACCGTCATGGAGCTTATTATTAATGCGGGGGAATCCCGAAGCTGTGCCATGCAGGCGCTTCGTGCCGCTAAGCAGGGAAACTGGGTGGAGACGGATTTGCAAATGAAGGCGTCTTTCGAGGCGTCAAAGCGTGCTCATGACGTGCAGACTATGCTGATTGGCATGGATGAAGGATGCGGCAAAGTGCCGGTTAACCTCATTCTGGTGCATGCACAGGATCACATTATGAATGCCATGCTGGCGCGTGAGTTGATTGAAGAACTCATTGATGTTCATCGCCAGCTCCAGAAAAAGCAGGCATAAGACCTGCTCTGTCACGCATTCAGCGTGATTGCCATCCGATTAACGGCGATCGCCAAAGCGATCGTCTAATCACAGTGACCCATGAATCACCGTGATTATCGAGACACGGTTACTCGGTTTCATCACCGTAATACAGCTTACCGATGCGGATAATATCGCGTCCCTGTGATTTGCGATGCTTATTGGAATCACGCAGAGAATAAATGCAGCCGCAATACTCCTGTTGATAGAAACGTTCGCGTTTGCTGATTTCAATCATGCGCGACGAGCCGCCGCCTTTGCGCCAGTTGTAATCCCAATAGGTCACGCCGGGATACTTCTGCGCGGCGTTATGCCCACACTCGGTAATCTGCTGCATATTTTTCCAGCGTGAAATTCCCAGCGAACTGGAAATGACGCTAAAGCCGTTTTCTGCGGCGTACAGCGCCGTGCGTTCGAAGCGCATATCAAAACACATGGTGCAGCGAATTCCGCGTTCCGGTTCCCACTCCATGCCTTTAGCGCGTTCAAACCAGTTATCCGAGTCATAATCTGCATCGATGAAAGGCACGTTATGCTGTTCGGCGAAACGGATATTTTCTTCTTTGCGGATCAGGTATTCGCGCTGCGGGTGGATATTGGGGTTATAAAAGAAAATGGTGTAATCGATGCCAGAAGCGGTGATGGCTTCCATGACTTCACCAGAGCAGGGCGCGCAGCAGGAGTGCAGCAACAGCTTGTCGGCATTATTCGGCAGAGAAAGCTGTGGACGTTGCAGTGCAGCGGTTTTGACGTTCTGCATAGTTTTGACATTCGACATAAGAAATGGTCACTTCGTTGTGGTCCGCAAGGACGGTGTCGGCACAAGTTCGTCACGAATTATTGATGATATGCTCACAAGAGGCAACCTCATGGCCTACCTAGCGTTATCTTTCCCGTTGCGTTCCCCGTACAATACCCCCTAAGATTGCCTGCTTTTTTTGGCCTGAATGGCTGTGGTTAACGATCGAATGGTTACCGAGTAGCGTTATGCGTGTTCTGCTTGCCCCGATGGAAGGGGTTCTCGACTCATTGGTGCGAGAACTGCTGACTGAAGTAAATGATTATGACCTGTGCATCACCGAATTTTTACGCGTGGTGGATCAGTGTCTGCCGGTTAAATCCTTTTATCGCCTTTGCCCGGAATTACACCATGCCAGCCGCACGCCGTCAGGTACGCTGGTACGTGTTCAGCTACTGGGACAATATCCACAGTGGCTGGCGGAAAATGCGGCACGTGCTGTCGAACTGGGTTCGTATGGCGTCGATCTTAACTGCGGCTGCCCGTCGAAGCTGGTGAACGGCAGCGGGGGCGGGGCGACGTTGCTGAAAGATCCCGAGCTGATTTATCAGGGCGCAAAAGCGATGCGTGAGGCGGTGCCCGCACACTTGCCGGTTACGGTGAAAATCCGTCTGGGTTGGGATTCTGGTGCTCGCCAGTTTGAGATTGCCGACGCGGTACAGCAGGCGGGCGCAAGCGAACTGGCCGTGCATGGCCGTACGAAAGAAGACGGGTATAAAGCCGAATGCATTAACTGGCAGGCAATAGGGGAAATCCGCCAGCGCCTGCAAATTCCGGTGATCGCCAACGGCGAAATCTGGGACTGGCAAAGCGCGCAGGACTGTATGGCGACAACGGGCTGCGACGCGGTGATGATCGGGCGGGGCGCGCTGAATGTGCCGAACCTGAGCCGCGTGATTAAGTATAACGAACCGCGCATGCCGTGGCCGGAGGTCATGCTGCTGCTACAAAAGTATGTGCAGTTGGAAAAGCAGGGCGACACGGGACTGTATCACGTCGCGCGCATCAAACAGTGGCTCGGCTATTTGCGTAAAGAGTACGACGACGCCACCGACTTATTCAGCGAGATCCGCACGTTAAAGACCTCGGCGGATATCGCCCGTGTGATTGGTGAGCCATAGGCGCTCACCGTTTCCTCATTTTCTACCTTCCTACATCTGCCTTCCTACGCTTCGTGTTCTCATCACGCTGTTCAGATTTAACGCACCCATCACTCTCGCGCTGGCCTGTACTTTACTTTACGAATCGGTTGACGGTATAACACTTCATCTATCTGGAAGTTTAGACGTCTATAAAGAAAGGTCATCATGGAACAACATGCATCAGGCACGGAAGGGCAGTTTAAGCGCACCATGAAGGCTCGCCATTTGGTGATGCTTTCGCTCGGCGGCGTCATCGGCACTGGCCTGTTTTTCAATACGGGCTACATTATTTCCACGACGGGTGCGGCCGGGACGCTATTGGCGTATCTGATCGGCGCGCTGGTGGTGTATCTGGTGATGCTGAGTCTGGGTGAGCTGTCCGTCGCCATGCCGGAAACCGGAGCGTTCCATGTGTATGCTTCCCGCTATCTCAGCCCGGCTACCGGTTATACCGTGGCGTGGCTGTATTGGCTGACGTGGACGGTTGCGCTAGGTTCCAGCCTGACTGCTGCCGGTTTTTGCATGCAGTATTGGTTCCCACAGGTGCCAGTCTGGACCTGGTGTCTGCTGTTTTGTGTGCTGATCTATCTGCTGAATATCGTGTCGTCCCGCTTCTTTGCCGAAGGCGAATTCTGGTTCTCTATCGTTAAAGTCGTCACGATTCTCGCTTTTATCGTGCTCGGTGCTGGCGCGATGTTTGGCTTTATTCCGATGCAGGACGGTTCACCTGCGCCGTTCTTCCAGAACATTACCGCGTCTGGCTGGCTCCCATACGGTGGCCTGCCAATATTGATGACGATGGTGGCGGTGAACTTCGCCTTCTCCGGTACGGAGCTGATCGGCATCGCGGCTGGAGAAACCGAGAATCCGCAGAAGGTCGTGCCGATGGCGATTCGTACTACCGTTGCGCGACTGGTGATCTTCTTTCTGGGCACGGTGCTGGTGCTGGCGGCACTCATTCCGATGGAAGAGGCCGGTATCGCTAAAAGCCCGTTTGTGCTGGTGTTTGAAAAGATTGGTATTCCTTACGCCGCCGATATTTTTAATTTCGTGATTTTGACGGCGATCCTGTCCGCCGCTAACTCGGGGCTGTATGCCTCGGGGCGTATGCTGTGGTCGCTGTCCAACGAAGGCACGTTGCCGCGCCGTTTTTCTCGTCTGACGCGCCGTGGCATTCCGCTTTTTGCGATCTCCATCAGTATGCTGGGCGGGCTGTTGGCGCTGTTTTCCAGCGTGGTCGCGCCAGATACCGTCTACGTGGCACTGTCCGCGATTTCTGGTTTTGCCGTGGTGGCGGTGTGGTTAAGCATCTGCGCCTCGCACTATATGTTCCGCCGTCACCATGTCCGCTCGGGAAAACCGCTTTCCGACCTGCAATATCGCGCCCCTTGGTTCCCCATCACGCCGATTCTTGGTTTCCTGCTGTGTCTGCTGGCCTGCGTCGGGCTGGCGTTTGACCCAAGCCAGCGGATTGCGCTGTGGTGTGGAATTCCGTTTGTCGCACTGTGCTATGGTGCTTATTATTTCACGCAGTCAATGAAGAAACGTAGATTAACGGGAGTGGAAGACATTGCGTAAAAATACGGTTACCGAAATGCTGGCGACGGCATCAACGATTGTGCTGGACGGTGCGTTGGCGACCGAACTGGAAGCGCGCGGCTGTGATTTAACCGATCCGCTGTGGTCGGCGAAAGTGCTGGTTGAAAATCCGGCGCTGATTTATCAGGTGCATCTCGATTATTTCAAAGCTGGGGCACAGTGTGCGATTACCGCCAGTTATCAGGCGACGCCGCAAGGATTTGAGGCGCGCGGGTATAGCGAAGCGGAGTCACTGGCGCTGATTGCCAAGAGCGTACAGCTGGCGGCGCAGGCGCGGGATGATTACCGTCGCGATAATCCGCAAGCTGGGACGCTGCTGGTGGCGGGGTCGGTGGGGCCGTACGGTGCCTATCTGGCGGATGGTTCGGAGTATCGCGGCGATTACCAGCTGCCGCAGGCCGAGATGATGGCGTTTCATCGGCCGCGTATCGCGGCGCTGCATGAAGCGGGTGCCGATCTGCTGGCCTGCGAGACGCTGCCGTCTTTTGCCGAAATAGAGGCGCTGATTGCGTTACTGGCCGAGTTCCCTCAGGCGCAGGCCTGGTTCTCCTTCACATTGCGTGACAGCGAACACCTCAGCGACGGCACACCATTGCGCACAGTGCTGGCGCGGGTCAATGCCTGTTCACAGGTGGTCGCTGTGGGTATCAACTGCATCGCGCTGGAAAACGTGACGCCAGCGCTGACGCACCTGTCCTCGCTGACGGATTTGCCGTTGGTGGTTTATCCCAATTCCGGCGAGCAGTATGATGCGGTAACGAAAACCTGGAGCAACGCCCACGATGACGCCTGCTCGCTGACAGCCTATTTGCCCGAGTGGCAGGCAGCAGGTGCACGTCTGATTGGTGGCTGTTGCCGAACCACGCCCGCTGATATCGCCGGTATTGCACGCTGCTGCCAGCATGAGGGTCAGCACTAAATAAGGGGATGCTGTGATGGAAAATGATGTGAACCTGCAACAGGCGTATTCGCTTGCCAGACAGCGTGTCGCGCCGGGTGTGCCGGTAACGGTGCTGTACATTGGCGAACAGCAGACGACGGTTGTCTGCGGAACGGCGTCACAACCGTCGGCAACCCTGCAATTGACCATCGGTTTTGACAAAACGGCGTCGGTGTTTTTCAAGCACCTTCCCCCCACGCCAGACGAAATGGAGCGGGCGATCATGGCGGTAGAGGATGAAGTGACGCGTATTCGCCACGACATTCCTGCGGATTCCGTTCTGTTTTCTTTCGACCCCGCATTGGTGGCCCTCGCACAGATTTCGGGAGCAGAAGAAGAGGAAGCAGGCTGGCGTTTACCGCAAGATGACATGGAACGGACATTTAAACGTCTGGAACGCGTCATGCAGGGGAGTCCGGCGACCTGGGAGGGGATTCCGCTAGAGAACGCTTTCTCCGCCCGATTGCTGATTTTTCGTGAGTTTATGCACCATCACGGCTTCGATTCTGCACTGATTTTGCTATTACCAGCAGTTGCTGCGTGAAGAACTAGCGGTTTTCCTCTTCTCAGCTACTATTAACGGCGGTCAGCGTCCAGCAAGGATTCTGACCGCATTTTTTTGCTGGGAAATCGCCGATAGCATTCATCTACAGATATTCATTGCCAGGAAATTGCACTCGGGATATCTGACGTTGTAAGGTAATAACACAGCATGATTACCAAGGTCATGCCATCGCGTTGTCAGGATGCGACAGGATGTAGGGTGTTAATCAAGGAGGATGAGAGGACGGCCATTGGGCCATATTATGTTACCTGTATGATCTATTTTACGGATGACCGAATCATTATTATCTTGAATTTCCGTATGTCAGCGTAATAAAGCGCTGATCGATATGGCGGAGAGTCAATTTTATTTCAGGGAATCCAGTGAGGGGAAAGAACATGGTTGAACATTTCACAGGGAAATATGAAGTTGAACTTAAATTTCGCATCGACGATATAGCCGTTTTTAGGAATACGCTTTTTAGCCTTCATCCCGAGGCTTTCGTCTTTGAAAATAAAGAACATGATGTTTATTACGATGATGCAGAGAATAGTCTGCGACAGCAAAATATCAAAATGCTGGTGCGTCGTATGGAGCCATCGGGCATTAAGCTCTGGATTGTGAAAGGGCCAGGCGTCGATCGCTGTGAAGCGGTTAACGTTGAAGGCTTTGAAAAAACCGACAGCATGTTACAGACGTTGGGGTATCAACCTCTTTTTGAAATTCATAAAATCCGCAGCATCTACTTTTTAAACGCCTTCCATATTACGCTCGATTATATTGAATCACTGGGTTATTTCGTCGAAATATCAGTGATGACCGATGATGAAACCCAGTTGAAAGCACTCAGAGAACGGTGTATAGAGTGTGCGCTACGGCTTCAATTGCCATTGGATAATATTGAAACGAAATCTTATTATCAATTATTAGGCTTTAATTAATTGTTCTTTTCTGGTTATTGAATTGTTGTTTTTATTGTTCTATTTGCACACGGGGAAATGATGAAAAAATCTATTTCGGCGGCGCTGGCCACGTTAGTGATGGCGTTTTCTCTGTCCGTTCATGGCAGCGATGGGGTGCACTATAAAGACGGTGCCTACATCGGTAAAGCGCAGGGGAAGGCGGCAGAAGTTGAGGTCACGGTCAGCATTAAAGACGGGAAGATCGCCAATGCTGAAGTGTTGAAGCATGGCGATACGGAAGCGATGATGCTGAGCGCGACGGATCAGATTGTGCCGGAACTTATTGAGAAGCAGGACATTAACAAGGTGGATGCGGTAACGGGGGCAACGTTATCGAGTCAGGGCGTGATTAACGCAGTGAAACAGGCGCTGGAACAGGCCAAAGTCACACCGTAGTCGCACCGATTTTTGGCTATCACCGTTAATGAAGGCCTGAGTGATTAAGGAGTCGCACTGCCGTGGAAAACCTGCTGATGATTCTGCGTCACACGCCTTACTGGGTGTGGATCGTTTTGGGTTACCTGATTTATGCCGGCGTAAAAGCCAGCCAGCCACGGCAGCAATCGTTGGTGCGGATGTTGGTTGTGCCGATGATTTTCATGGTGTGGGGCATCAGTGCGATTTTTCATACGCTGCGGCTCCCGCTTGCGGCGGCGGGCGGATTTCTGCTGGCGTTGATCATCGGGCTGGGCATCGGATGGGCGTGGGGGAAAACGTCAGGAACCTACTTGCCGGAATCGCGCCATTTTCAACGCACCGGTTCGTGGTGGTCGCTGGTCTTGATGCTGCTGACGTTTTGTTCTCATTTCTACTTTTCCGTCCAGTTGGCTCTGTTTCCCGCGTTGGCGCATGACCCTGTATTCTGCCTGCTGTCCGGCGCGGCAAGTGGGATTACCGCAGGGATATTCAGCGGCGTCAGCCTGCGTTTGCTCAACCACATGCGCAAAATAAGACCGTCTCTGACGTAACAGGATAAAAAACAGTAGGTTGCTCAAACCGTCTGTCAACATTTGTCACAAAGCTTTTCTGCTGTATGAGTGCGCAGGGAAGGGCGGTAAATTATAATGCCGATGCCCATCCCTTTCATTTAACAGAATACTGTTTAAGTTATTGAAGAATGACTAAAAATTTTAAGCTTTCTCTTTTTGGCCTGTTAGTGCTGTCAACCCATGCTGTGATGTTGCCTCAGGCTATGGCGAAAGCGCCGACGTACTCCGCTGGCACTGCGCATCAGGAAATTGCTTCCGGTAGCGCCATGGTCGTGGATCTGCGTGATAACCACATCCTTTATTCCAGCAATCCTGATGTGGTGGTGCCGATTGCTTCGGTGACGAAACTGATGACGGCGCTGGTGGTGCTGGATGCCAATCAACCGTTGGATGAAATTATCTCTGTCGATATCAGCCAGACGAAAGAAATGAAAGGGGTCTACTCACGCGTTCGTCTGAACAGTGAGATCAGCCGCCGTGACATGCTGCTACTGGCGCTGATGTCATCAGAAAACCGCGCGGCGGCCAGTCTGGCGCACCACTATCCGGGCGGCTATCAGGCGTTTATCCGCGCGATGAATGCCAAAGCCCGTGCGTTGGGGATGGCCCACACGCGCTATGTGGAGCCGACCGGGTTGTCCATCAATAATGTCTCGACTGCCCGCGATCTCACCAAACTCCTGATTGCCAGCAAGCAATATCCGCTGCTGGGTCAGCTTAGTACCACTCAGGAGAAAACGGCGACGTTCTCCCACCCGGCGTACAGCCAGCCGTTCAGAAACACGAACCATCTGGTCTATAAAGAGGACTGGAGCATTCAGCTTACTAAAACGGGCTTCACGAATCAGGCAGGGCACTGTCTGGTGATGCGTACGGTCATTAATCAGCGGCCTGTTGCGCTGGTGGTGTTGGATGCTTTCGGTAAATACACGCACTTTGCGGATGCTAACCGCCTGCGTAAGTGGATTGAAACCGGTAAGGTCAGCGAGGTGCCTGCCGCCGCGTTGAGCTATAAGAAACAAAAATCACTGGCTTCCCGCCAACCGCAGAGCATGGCGAGTATCGAAACTGAATAATCAGAACTCCCCTTCCTGATGGTGTGGAAGGGGATGTCTTAACGGTGGCTGAGCAAGCCACCGCTTGCGACGGGCTGTCACGCTCGAGCGCGAAAATCTTCTACCACTTCACCCGCTTTTTTCACTTCGTCATCATGCGCCACTTCACGCCAGGTTTCCGCTAATGCATCCTGTAGCCAACGCTGCATGGCAGGCTGTGCTAACAGATGCTCACAATAGGCAGTGGCTTCCGGCGAAACGGGAAGCTGGTAGGTTTTGATACGGAAGACAACCGGCGCAAAGAAGGCGTCCACGGCTGAAAACTGTTTTCCTGCCAGAAACGGTCCGCCAAAGCGCGTCAGTCCTTCCTGCCACAGTTCGCAGATGCGGTTAATATCGTTACTGAGGGCAGGCGATATCTCATTCATTTTAACGCGCACGCCGCAGCTCATGGAGCAGATGTTACGCAGCTCGGTAAAGCCAGAATGCATTTCGGCAGCGGCACAGCGTGCCCAGGCGCGGGTTTTGGTATCAGCAGGCCAGACGCCGGGATGTTGTTCAGCCAGATACTCGGTAATCGCCAACGAATCCCAGACGGTGGTCTCGCCATCGATCAGGCAGGGAACTTTTGCCGTCGGCGAAAAGGCCTTAAAGGCCGGCTGTGACATGCCCGGCGCAAAGGCAACCA
It encodes:
- a CDS encoding DUF6622 family protein, which translates into the protein MENLLMILRHTPYWVWIVLGYLIYAGVKASQPRQQSLVRMLVVPMIFMVWGISAIFHTLRLPLAAAGGFLLALIIGLGIGWAWGKTSGTYLPESRHFQRTGSWWSLVLMLLTFCSHFYFSVQLALFPALAHDPVFCLLSGAASGITAGIFSGVSLRLLNHMRKIRPSLT
- the cyaB gene encoding class IV adenylate cyclase, whose protein sequence is MVEHFTGKYEVELKFRIDDIAVFRNTLFSLHPEAFVFENKEHDVYYDDAENSLRQQNIKMLVRRMEPSGIKLWIVKGPGVDRCEAVNVEGFEKTDSMLQTLGYQPLFEIHKIRSIYFLNAFHITLDYIESLGYFVEISVMTDDETQLKALRERCIECALRLQLPLDNIETKSYYQLLGFN
- the dusC gene encoding tRNA dihydrouridine(16) synthase DusC: MRVLLAPMEGVLDSLVRELLTEVNDYDLCITEFLRVVDQCLPVKSFYRLCPELHHASRTPSGTLVRVQLLGQYPQWLAENAARAVELGSYGVDLNCGCPSKLVNGSGGGATLLKDPELIYQGAKAMREAVPAHLPVTVKIRLGWDSGARQFEIADAVQQAGASELAVHGRTKEDGYKAECINWQAIGEIRQRLQIPVIANGEIWDWQSAQDCMATTGCDAVMIGRGALNVPNLSRVIKYNEPRMPWPEVMLLLQKYVQLEKQGDTGLYHVARIKQWLGYLRKEYDDATDLFSEIRTLKTSADIARVIGEP
- a CDS encoding epoxyqueuosine reductase QueH — encoded protein: MQNVKTAALQRPQLSLPNNADKLLLHSCCAPCSGEVMEAITASGIDYTIFFYNPNIHPQREYLIRKEENIRFAEQHNVPFIDADYDSDNWFERAKGMEWEPERGIRCTMCFDMRFERTALYAAENGFSVISSSLGISRWKNMQQITECGHNAAQKYPGVTYWDYNWRKGGGSSRMIEISKRERFYQQEYCGCIYSLRDSNKHRKSQGRDIIRIGKLYYGDETE
- the mmuP gene encoding S-methylmethionine permease — translated: MEQHASGTEGQFKRTMKARHLVMLSLGGVIGTGLFFNTGYIISTTGAAGTLLAYLIGALVVYLVMLSLGELSVAMPETGAFHVYASRYLSPATGYTVAWLYWLTWTVALGSSLTAAGFCMQYWFPQVPVWTWCLLFCVLIYLLNIVSSRFFAEGEFWFSIVKVVTILAFIVLGAGAMFGFIPMQDGSPAPFFQNITASGWLPYGGLPILMTMVAVNFAFSGTELIGIAAGETENPQKVVPMAIRTTVARLVIFFLGTVLVLAALIPMEEAGIAKSPFVLVFEKIGIPYAADIFNFVILTAILSAANSGLYASGRMLWSLSNEGTLPRRFSRLTRRGIPLFAISISMLGGLLALFSSVVAPDTVYVALSAISGFAVVAVWLSICASHYMFRRHHVRSGKPLSDLQYRAPWFPITPILGFLLCLLACVGLAFDPSQRIALWCGIPFVALCYGAYYFTQSMKKRRLTGVEDIA
- a CDS encoding FMN-binding protein — protein: MKKSISAALATLVMAFSLSVHGSDGVHYKDGAYIGKAQGKAAEVEVTVSIKDGKIANAEVLKHGDTEAMMLSATDQIVPELIEKQDINKVDAVTGATLSSQGVINAVKQALEQAKVTP
- the pbpG gene encoding D-alanyl-D-alanine endopeptidase — translated: MTKNFKLSLFGLLVLSTHAVMLPQAMAKAPTYSAGTAHQEIASGSAMVVDLRDNHILYSSNPDVVVPIASVTKLMTALVVLDANQPLDEIISVDISQTKEMKGVYSRVRLNSEISRRDMLLLALMSSENRAAASLAHHYPGGYQAFIRAMNAKARALGMAHTRYVEPTGLSINNVSTARDLTKLLIASKQYPLLGQLSTTQEKTATFSHPAYSQPFRNTNHLVYKEDWSIQLTKTGFTNQAGHCLVMRTVINQRPVALVVLDAFGKYTHFADANRLRKWIETGKVSEVPAAALSYKKQKSLASRQPQSMASIETE
- a CDS encoding PTS lactose/cellobiose transporter subunit IIA encodes the protein MDMESTVMELIINAGESRSCAMQALRAAKQGNWVETDLQMKASFEASKRAHDVQTMLIGMDEGCGKVPVNLILVHAQDHIMNAMLARELIEELIDVHRQLQKKQA
- a CDS encoding PTS sugar transporter subunit IIB, with product MKKIFLCCAAGMSTSMVMNKMKQAAAEKNIEVQIVAVSMDDFDSMLPQYDCCLLGPQIKYKFDEFQKKAAAAGKKIAVIDSMDYGMMRGDKILSDALAMLD
- a CDS encoding glutathione S-transferase family protein, which produces MYQLYIANKNYSSWSLRPWVLLKALSIPFEEKLVAFAPGMSQPAFKAFSPTAKVPCLIDGETTVWDSLAITEYLAEQHPGVWPADTKTRAWARCAAAEMHSGFTELRNICSMSCGVRVKMNEISPALSNDINRICELWQEGLTRFGGPFLAGKQFSAVDAFFAPVVFRIKTYQLPVSPEATAYCEHLLAQPAMQRWLQDALAETWREVAHDDEVKKAGEVVEDFRARA
- a CDS encoding alpha/beta hydrolase, with product MLKKITLLLMVLTAPSVFAQADTAGSNIINIKPTALPVEMEADIAYSLTKNIMGRPLQLSMDLVKPYSDKPLPAVVFITGGGFIDAPKSKYIGQRVDIARAGYVVASINYRVVPTVTFPGIVEDAKTAVRFLRANADKFGIDPNKIAVMGESAGGYLAAMVATTNGVSEFDKGDYLNQRSDVQAAIDLYGLSDLTSVGADFSDERKEAHKSPAIPEAMLVNGIPWHGGGSILNDLDKAKKANPITYISKKTPPFLLMHGDADNVVSPSQTRILHEALVAHGINSTRYVVQGADHAGLLWYQPEIMKTIIAFLDRNLKSTR
- the mmuM gene encoding homocysteine S-methyltransferase; amino-acid sequence: MRKNTVTEMLATASTIVLDGALATELEARGCDLTDPLWSAKVLVENPALIYQVHLDYFKAGAQCAITASYQATPQGFEARGYSEAESLALIAKSVQLAAQARDDYRRDNPQAGTLLVAGSVGPYGAYLADGSEYRGDYQLPQAEMMAFHRPRIAALHEAGADLLACETLPSFAEIEALIALLAEFPQAQAWFSFTLRDSEHLSDGTPLRTVLARVNACSQVVAVGINCIALENVTPALTHLSSLTDLPLVVYPNSGEQYDAVTKTWSNAHDDACSLTAYLPEWQAAGARLIGGCCRTTPADIAGIARCCQHEGQH